A genome region from Deinococcus sp. KNUC1210 includes the following:
- a CDS encoding DUF3488 and transglutaminase-like domain-containing protein: MILRLPFSRPPAAALPPLPVTPLLLTLGALALSMVPYLLRFPLWLSASVVLVLLARGLIALRNWRQPPAWTLVVLALLLGRAAVVVYSTLAGRDGGTAVLVLLVALKTLETSRRRDMLLWVLLGYFLTAAQFFFDQNASVAAFTLVCALALTACAVLWARPAPLMAAGNWRQQGGAALRQSGKLLLQATPLMLALFVLFPRPDGPLWQMPVVSSTSSKTGLSDSMTPGSVSSLAQDDSVAFRATFEGATPPISSLYWRGPVLEGFDGHRWSAVPAAPGVQASGSGKAWRYRLTLEPSGQPYGLALDVPTTPPDGTRISGNLQLIVPGGVNTRRQLRLESLTEFRYGLNILPQQFSLDTYLPAGGNPRARALAASWLRLLPADRVQAAYRFFQTDHLTYTLNPPLLDSPDPVDQLLYSTRLGFCEHFASSFAYLMRAAGVPARLVTGYLGGASNRDTGGNTYLIVRQADAHAWVEVWLSGQGWVRVDPTGAVSPARLQGGLAAALPGSSAAALETGSGVLSGLRLRLDALQNAWNEWVVGYDFSKQQSLLSRLGLGEVGGPRYALILGLLLVLAILPALLVRIRRVGDPLLLAYQELGQRLRLPMLDTETPLEYARRAAIARPQEAERVQALTSEYLALRYGPGDSVTAAQVRAFRRRVRARG; this comes from the coding sequence ATGATCCTGCGTCTGCCGTTCTCGCGGCCCCCGGCTGCCGCGCTGCCGCCGCTGCCCGTCACGCCGCTGCTGCTGACGCTCGGCGCACTGGCCCTGAGCATGGTGCCCTATCTGCTGCGGTTTCCGCTGTGGCTGAGCGCGTCGGTGGTGCTGGTGCTGCTCGCCCGAGGCCTGATCGCCCTGCGAAACTGGCGGCAGCCGCCCGCCTGGACGCTGGTGGTGCTGGCCCTGCTGCTGGGCCGCGCCGCCGTGGTGGTGTATTCGACCCTGGCCGGGCGCGACGGCGGAACGGCGGTCCTGGTGCTGCTGGTGGCGCTCAAGACCCTCGAAACCAGTCGCAGGCGCGACATGCTGCTGTGGGTGCTGCTGGGCTACTTCCTGACGGCAGCGCAGTTTTTCTTCGATCAGAACGCCAGTGTCGCTGCCTTTACCCTGGTCTGTGCGCTGGCCCTGACCGCCTGCGCGGTGCTGTGGGCGCGGCCCGCTCCGCTGATGGCTGCCGGAAATTGGCGGCAGCAGGGAGGCGCGGCGCTGCGGCAGTCGGGCAAGCTGCTGCTTCAGGCCACGCCGCTGATGCTGGCGCTGTTCGTGCTGTTTCCGCGCCCTGACGGACCGCTGTGGCAGATGCCGGTCGTCAGCAGCACGTCCTCCAAAACGGGCCTGTCCGACAGCATGACGCCCGGTTCGGTCAGTTCGCTGGCGCAGGACGACTCGGTGGCGTTCCGGGCGACCTTCGAGGGCGCGACGCCGCCCATCTCGTCACTTTACTGGCGAGGTCCGGTGCTCGAAGGCTTCGACGGACACCGCTGGAGTGCTGTTCCTGCCGCGCCGGGCGTGCAGGCCAGCGGCAGCGGCAAAGCCTGGCGCTACCGCCTGACGCTGGAACCCAGCGGGCAACCCTATGGCCTGGCGCTCGACGTACCGACCACGCCGCCCGACGGCACGCGCATCAGCGGCAACCTGCAGCTGATCGTGCCGGGCGGCGTGAATACCCGGCGTCAGCTGCGGCTGGAGTCGCTGACCGAGTTCCGCTATGGCCTGAACATCCTGCCGCAGCAGTTTTCACTCGATACCTATCTGCCCGCCGGGGGCAACCCCCGCGCCCGTGCGCTGGCAGCCAGCTGGCTCAGACTCTTGCCCGCTGACCGGGTGCAGGCGGCCTACCGCTTCTTTCAGACCGATCACCTGACCTACACACTCAATCCGCCGCTGCTCGATTCTCCCGATCCGGTCGATCAGCTGCTGTACAGCACCCGGCTGGGCTTCTGCGAACACTTCGCGTCCAGTTTCGCCTACCTGATGCGGGCGGCTGGCGTTCCAGCGCGGCTGGTGACGGGCTATCTGGGAGGAGCCAGCAACCGCGACACGGGCGGCAATACATACCTGATCGTGCGGCAGGCCGACGCCCATGCCTGGGTCGAGGTGTGGCTGTCCGGTCAGGGCTGGGTGCGCGTCGATCCGACCGGGGCGGTGTCTCCGGCGCGGCTTCAGGGTGGGCTGGCGGCGGCGTTGCCCGGTTCCTCGGCGGCGGCGCTGGAAACTGGCAGCGGCGTCCTCTCGGGTCTGCGGCTGCGGCTGGACGCCCTTCAGAACGCCTGGAACGAATGGGTCGTCGGCTACGACTTCTCGAAGCAGCAGAGCCTGCTGTCACGGCTGGGTCTGGGCGAGGTGGGTGGCCCGCGTTACGCCCTGATCCTGGGGCTGCTGCTGGTGCTGGCCATCCTGCCCGCGCTGCTGGTGCGTATTCGCCGCGTGGGTGATCCGCTCCTGCTGGCCTATCAGGAACTCGGTCAGCGTCTGCGCCTGCCGATGCTCGACACCGAAACGCCCCTGGAGTACGCCCGCCGCGCCGCCATCGCCCGTCCTCAGGAGGCGGAGCGCGTGCAGGCCCTGACCAGCGAATATCTGGCCCTGCGCTACGGCCCCGGCGACTCGGTGACAGCCGCACAGGTCAGAGCTTTCCGGCGGCGGGTCAGGGCGCGGGGGTAG
- a CDS encoding DUF58 domain-containing protein, which produces MGGRRDCRVAGLDRSAPGTDPPERAFAGGAALLEAAVYLPEGQQRTPVGVKVGGVLAWLPAEMPQSGVLRVPISLPTPQRGVVPLPTVRFEGHDLLGLWHSTSYPEPLFLGGAVPGEAPGAQRPSLLIFPAPEVGAPPPPLTGQRESNPDMQRRAGDEEAYGLREYRPGDAPRRMAWKQTARLGTPLTRLYDAPAASLLTLDWDDTRALDSTEARLSRLTAWVLEAERRNAAFVLRLPGVVLDAPVGSGQVRRALELLARYDLPALPPPRSRRFGPLGRRSA; this is translated from the coding sequence GTGGGTGGTCGGCGCGATTGCCGCGTCGCGGGTCTTGACCGGTCTGCGCCTGGAACTGACCCCCCCGAGCGGGCCTTCGCGGGCGGCGCCGCGCTGCTGGAGGCGGCGGTGTATCTGCCGGAGGGCCAGCAGCGCACCCCGGTGGGCGTCAAGGTGGGCGGTGTGCTGGCCTGGCTACCTGCCGAGATGCCCCAGAGTGGCGTGCTGCGCGTGCCGATCAGCCTCCCGACTCCACAGCGCGGCGTGGTGCCGCTGCCCACCGTGCGCTTCGAGGGGCACGACCTGCTGGGGCTGTGGCACTCGACCAGTTATCCGGAACCCCTGTTTCTGGGCGGCGCGGTTCCCGGTGAAGCGCCAGGGGCTCAGCGCCCATCTCTGCTGATCTTTCCCGCCCCCGAGGTCGGTGCGCCGCCACCCCCACTGACCGGGCAGCGCGAGTCGAACCCCGACATGCAGCGCCGCGCCGGAGACGAGGAAGCGTATGGACTGCGCGAATACCGCCCCGGTGACGCCCCGCGCCGCATGGCCTGGAAGCAGACTGCCCGGCTGGGCACACCGCTGACCCGCCTGTACGACGCGCCCGCCGCCTCGCTGCTGACGCTCGACTGGGACGACACCCGCGCCCTGGACAGCACCGAAGCCCGCCTGTCGCGCCTGACGGCCTGGGTGCTGGAGGCCGAGCGCCGGAACGCGGCCTTCGTGCTGCGGCTGCCGGGCGTGGTCCTCGACGCGCCTGTGGGCAGTGGGCAGGTGCGCCGCGCCCTGGAACTGCTGGCGCGTTACGATCTGCCCGCGCTGCCGCCGCCCCGGTCACGGCGATTCGGGCCGCTGGGCCGCAGGTCGGCATGA
- a CDS encoding MoxR family ATPase: protein MTAAQPPQTAPPALQAQIKQALAQLDSVILGKPVPVRLALTCLLAGGHLLIEDVPGVGKTTLAYALAATLGLEFGRVQFTSDLMPADLLGVSIFEREAGTFRFHPGPIFTQLLLADELNRATPRTQSALLEAMEERQVSVDGATRPLPAPFFVVATQNPATQAMGSAHGTFPLPEAQLDRFLLTVTLGYPDPRAERELLLSGGRREAAQGLAAALSPADLQSARQGVAAVHVSGALIDYVQLLVKATRDSAQFVMGLSPRAALGLIALARAWAWLHGRNSVWPDDVRAVFPALATHRLLGRSTGTPQPDAVRVLLEGVPIP, encoded by the coding sequence ATGACTGCCGCCCAGCCGCCTCAGACCGCGCCGCCCGCACTTCAGGCCCAGATCAAGCAGGCACTGGCGCAACTCGACAGCGTGATTCTGGGCAAGCCTGTTCCGGTGCGGCTGGCCCTCACCTGCCTGCTGGCGGGCGGCCACCTGCTGATCGAAGACGTGCCGGGCGTCGGCAAGACCACGCTGGCCTACGCACTGGCTGCCACGCTGGGGCTGGAATTCGGGCGGGTGCAGTTCACCAGCGACCTGATGCCTGCCGATCTGCTGGGCGTGAGCATTTTCGAGCGCGAGGCGGGTACCTTCCGCTTCCACCCCGGCCCGATCTTCACGCAGCTTCTGCTGGCCGACGAACTCAACCGCGCCACGCCCCGCACCCAGTCGGCGCTGCTCGAAGCGATGGAGGAACGGCAGGTGAGCGTAGACGGCGCGACCAGACCGCTGCCGGCCCCCTTCTTCGTGGTGGCGACCCAGAACCCCGCGACGCAGGCGATGGGCTCGGCACACGGCACCTTTCCGCTGCCCGAAGCCCAACTCGACCGCTTTCTGCTGACCGTCACGCTGGGCTATCCCGACCCACGCGCCGAGCGCGAACTGCTGCTGTCGGGCGGGCGCAGAGAGGCAGCGCAGGGGCTGGCGGCGGCTCTGAGTCCGGCCGATCTGCAGTCGGCGCGGCAGGGGGTGGCGGCGGTGCACGTGTCTGGGGCGCTCATCGATTACGTGCAGCTGCTTGTCAAGGCCACCCGCGACTCAGCGCAGTTCGTGATGGGCCTCAGCCCCCGCGCCGCCCTGGGTCTGATCGCGCTGGCGCGGGCCTGGGCGTGGCTGCACGGGCGAAACAGCGTGTGGCCCGACGACGTGCGGGCCGTGTTTCCGGCACTGGCGACCCACCGACTGCTGGGCCGCAGCACCGGCACGCCCCAGCCCGATGCGGTCCGGGTGCTGCTGGAGGGTGTGCCGATCCCGTGA
- a CDS encoding Mov34/MPN/PAD-1 family protein: protein MPLHLPRHLETALWEHVQREVPCECVGVIGAQGAALRALYPLRNIARDPAHRYLADPASLLRALRAMEHEGLTLAAIYHSHPHGRARPSRSDLDLAEYRVPYLIADVECHELRAYLLPQGEEVELTVE from the coding sequence ATGCCACTGCATCTGCCGCGCCATCTGGAAACGGCGCTGTGGGAGCATGTGCAGCGGGAAGTGCCCTGTGAATGCGTGGGAGTGATCGGCGCACAGGGCGCTGCGCTGCGGGCGCTGTATCCGCTCCGCAATATCGCCCGCGACCCGGCGCACCGCTACCTTGCCGACCCAGCCAGTCTGTTGCGGGCGCTGCGAGCGATGGAACACGAAGGGCTGACGCTGGCGGCGATCTACCACAGTCACCCGCACGGACGCGCCCGCCCCAGCCGCAGCGATCTCGATCTGGCCGAATACCGCGTTCCCTACCTCATCGCCGACGTGGAATGCCACGAACTGAGGGCGTATCTGCTGCCACAGGGCGAGGAAGTGGAACTGACGGTGGAATGA